One Pseudomonas sp. MM213 genomic window, AAAATCTCGTGGCAACCCCTGATGGAAACCCGCAAACCGATTGTTTATATCGTTGATGATGACAAAGACCTGCGCACCTCGCTGGCCTGGTTGCTGGAGTCGGTCAGCGTCCAGGCGCAATGCTTTGCCGGCGCTGAAGAGTTCCTGAGCCAGTACGACCCCAAGCAACCGGCGTGCCTGGTGCTGGACGTGCGCATGCCGGAAACCAGCGGCTTTCAGCTGCAGGAAATCCTCAACCAGCGTGGCAGCACCCTGCCGACGATCTTCGTGTCCGCCCATGGCGACATTCCGATGTCGGTGACCGCGATGAAGAACGGCGCACTGGATTTCGTCGAGAAACCCTATAACCCGCAGCAGATGATCGACCGCATACAAGCGGCGCTGAAGACCGCCGTGCATGCCCAGGCCGATCAGCAGCAACGCCAGCACCTGCAAGGCAAACTCGCCCTGCTGACCAGCCGTGAACGGGAGGTGTTGATGCTGGTGATCGATGGCAAGGCCAGCAAGGTCATCGCCCGGGAGCTGAACATCAGCGTGAAAACCGTTGATGTGCACCGGACCAAGATCAAGGAAAAGATGGGCGTGACCAGCATTGCCATGCTGGTGCGCGAAGTGCTGCATTTGCCGGTGGATG contains:
- a CDS encoding response regulator transcription factor — encoded protein: METRKPIVYIVDDDKDLRTSLAWLLESVSVQAQCFAGAEEFLSQYDPKQPACLVLDVRMPETSGFQLQEILNQRGSTLPTIFVSAHGDIPMSVTAMKNGALDFVEKPYNPQQMIDRIQAALKTAVHAQADQQQRQHLQGKLALLTSREREVLMLVIDGKASKVIARELNISVKTVDVHRTKIKEKMGVTSIAMLVREVLHLPVDEPSRH